A genomic region of Rhizobium sp. NXC24 contains the following coding sequences:
- a CDS encoding L,D-transpeptidase: MADLLPVSRRLLAVAAFAALSACSIIPDTGATDPDRFVQETAPVFYQPEGIDPQKVKRLPVQPVPQARDLFRTQFNQTYGLPTSNPVHQAMYAQKSEDDFTLPAIPYKRIDQRFLRQEVDYQTDERPGTIVVDTRGHYLYFVEPGGRAMRYGVGLGAAGYAWHGRGIIQWKQKWPRWTPPSEMVAREPQIRPVSAERGGMNPGPTNPLGARALYIFQNGKDTLYRIHGTPDWQSIGKAASSGCVRMLNQDVIDLYNRVSARAEVVVL, encoded by the coding sequence ATGGCCGATCTCCTGCCTGTTTCCCGTCGCTTGCTTGCTGTAGCCGCTTTTGCCGCGCTGTCCGCCTGCAGCATCATTCCCGATACCGGAGCGACCGATCCCGACCGGTTCGTACAGGAAACAGCGCCTGTCTTTTACCAGCCCGAAGGTATCGATCCACAAAAGGTAAAACGCCTGCCGGTCCAGCCGGTGCCGCAAGCGCGCGATCTCTTCCGCACGCAATTCAATCAGACCTACGGCCTGCCGACCTCCAATCCGGTGCATCAGGCCATGTATGCGCAGAAGAGCGAAGACGATTTCACCCTGCCGGCCATCCCCTATAAGCGCATAGATCAGCGCTTCTTGCGCCAGGAAGTGGACTATCAGACCGATGAAAGGCCCGGCACGATCGTCGTCGATACGAGGGGCCACTATCTCTATTTCGTCGAGCCGGGCGGCAGGGCGATGCGTTATGGCGTCGGCCTCGGCGCGGCAGGTTATGCCTGGCATGGCAGGGGCATCATCCAGTGGAAGCAGAAATGGCCGCGCTGGACGCCGCCGAGCGAAATGGTGGCCCGCGAACCGCAGATCAGGCCGGTTTCAGCCGAACGCGGCGGCATGAATCCGGGGCCGACCAATCCGCTCGGCGCTCGCGCCCTCTATATCTTCCAGAATGGCAAGGACACGCTCTATCGCATTCACGGCACGCCGGATTGGCAGTCGATCGGCAAGGCAGCGTCATCCGGCTGTGTGCGCATGCTGAACCAAGATGTGATCGATCTCTACAATCGTGTGTCGGCAAGGGCCGAAGTCGTGGTTCTGTAA
- a CDS encoding L,D-transpeptidase family protein, which translates to MSLPSSLSRRNFLALAGIGAVSTLAGCASTVESNPIVSPVQYNGSTYRPLGSWLSSYNGEQPDPAVIYAAMDDGGFHLPAIPYEQIDPRYYRQRVVDPTGEPPGTVVVNTRERFLYVTEPGGTAMRYGIGVGREGFAWQGRGVIQWRKKWPRWNPPDEMVARQPELVKYSIANGGMEPGLKNPLGARALYIFEDKQDSLYRLHGNPDWRSIGKAVSSGCVRLLNQDVIDLYDRVPQRAPILVTQA; encoded by the coding sequence ATGAGCCTGCCTTCTTCTCTTTCCCGACGAAATTTCCTCGCCCTTGCGGGCATTGGCGCCGTTTCGACGCTCGCCGGCTGCGCTTCCACGGTGGAGAGCAATCCGATTGTCAGCCCCGTGCAGTATAACGGTTCCACCTATCGCCCCTTAGGCAGTTGGCTCTCCAGCTATAATGGCGAGCAGCCGGACCCGGCTGTGATCTATGCAGCTATGGATGATGGCGGCTTTCATCTTCCGGCAATACCCTATGAGCAGATCGATCCGCGATATTATCGTCAGCGCGTTGTCGATCCGACGGGTGAGCCGCCAGGCACCGTCGTCGTCAATACGCGCGAGCGCTTCCTCTATGTCACCGAACCGGGCGGCACGGCGATGCGCTATGGTATCGGCGTCGGTCGCGAAGGCTTCGCCTGGCAGGGCCGTGGTGTCATCCAGTGGCGCAAGAAATGGCCGCGCTGGAACCCGCCGGACGAAATGGTCGCCCGTCAGCCGGAACTCGTCAAATATTCCATCGCCAACGGCGGCATGGAGCCTGGCTTGAAGAATCCGCTCGGCGCGCGCGCGCTTTATATTTTCGAGGATAAGCAGGATTCGCTCTACCGTCTGCACGGCAATCCCGACTGGCGCTCCATCGGCAAGGCCGTTTCCTCGGGCTGCGTTCGCCTGCTGAATCAGGACGTCATCGATCTCTACGACCGCGTGCCGCAACGCGCGCCAATCTTGGTGACGCAGGCGTAA
- a CDS encoding MarR family transcriptional regulator, with amino-acid sequence MTDKVQERAIPDEEKRLERQLCFAVYATAHAFNRAYKPILDRVGLTYPQYLVMLVLWEKGCLSVKTIGEQLDLDSGTLSPLLKRLEQAGLIGRVRDPKDERQVIVSLTEKGAGMKCQVSMIMAAIGQAVGCDMNEMASLRDRLQRLRANLTAE; translated from the coding sequence ATGACGGACAAGGTGCAGGAGCGGGCAATCCCGGATGAGGAAAAGCGGCTGGAACGGCAGCTCTGTTTTGCCGTCTACGCGACCGCGCATGCCTTCAATCGCGCCTACAAGCCGATCCTCGATCGCGTCGGGCTGACCTATCCGCAATATCTGGTGATGCTGGTGCTCTGGGAGAAAGGCTGTTTGTCGGTCAAGACCATCGGTGAGCAGCTTGATCTCGATTCGGGCACGCTGTCGCCGCTGTTGAAACGCCTCGAGCAAGCCGGCCTGATCGGGCGCGTACGAGACCCGAAGGACGAACGCCAGGTAATCGTTTCGTTGACGGAAAAGGGCGCCGGCATGAAATGCCAGGTCAGTATGATCATGGCAGCCATCGGCCAAGCCGTCGGCTGCGATATGAATGAAATGGCCAGTCTGCGCGACCGGCTGCAGCGGCTAAGAGCGAATTTAACGGCCGAATAA
- a CDS encoding organic hydroperoxide resistance protein, whose translation MPILYTTKASATGGRAGHAVSENGVLDVTLTVPKELGGDGATGTNPEQLFAAGYSACFLGALKFVAGQQKVKIPEDAKVTATVGIGPRADGTGFGIEVSLSVHIPGMEKAEAEKLAAAAHIVCPYSHAMRTSTEVPVTVA comes from the coding sequence ATGCCTATCCTCTACACCACCAAGGCTTCCGCTACCGGCGGCCGTGCAGGCCACGCCGTTTCCGAAAATGGCGTTCTTGACGTCACCCTGACCGTGCCGAAGGAACTCGGCGGCGACGGCGCTACCGGCACCAATCCGGAACAGCTCTTCGCTGCAGGCTATTCCGCCTGCTTCCTTGGCGCCCTGAAATTTGTTGCAGGCCAGCAGAAGGTCAAGATTCCGGAAGACGCCAAGGTGACGGCAACGGTTGGCATCGGCCCGCGCGCGGATGGCACCGGCTTCGGCATCGAAGTCTCGCTGTCGGTTCACATTCCCGGCATGGAAAAGGCCGAAGCTGAAAAGCTCGCCGCTGCCGCTCACATCGTCTGCCCCTATAGCCACGCCATGCGCACCTCGACGGAAGTGCCGGTCACGGTTGCCTGA
- a CDS encoding MbcA/ParS/Xre antitoxin family protein, producing MISAQAIGHANPGEALVITKAVVNAAERLGLNARMLAAVIGVSEATVSRMKRQDHLLERHSKPFELAVLFVRLFRSLDAIVGGDEAVARQWLRNVNLAFGATPLEKITSISGLTDVLAYLDARRAIV from the coding sequence ATGATATCTGCTCAAGCGATCGGTCACGCAAATCCGGGCGAGGCCCTAGTCATCACCAAGGCGGTCGTTAATGCCGCGGAGCGGCTGGGCTTGAACGCCCGCATGCTCGCTGCTGTCATCGGCGTTTCGGAAGCGACGGTGTCGCGCATGAAGCGGCAAGATCATCTTCTGGAGCGGCACAGCAAGCCATTTGAACTCGCCGTTCTTTTCGTACGTCTGTTTCGCTCGCTCGATGCCATTGTCGGCGGCGATGAGGCCGTGGCGCGGCAATGGCTGCGCAATGTCAATCTCGCCTTCGGTGCAACGCCGCTCGAAAAGATCACCTCCATTTCCGGATTGACCGATGTCCTTGCCTATCTGGACGCCCGCCGCGCTATCGTCTGA
- a CDS encoding RES family NAD+ phosphorylase — translation MSLPIWTPAALSSEARPISGRYWRLVEAQHQVSTLKLVDTLEEQALLEHLLEESKPALPPECAGLDYLLATPFRYGAIYPHGSRFRRAGRTLGVFYASERVETALAEMSFYRLLFFSDSPETPLPANAAEYTAFAAAISTKEAIDLTRSPLDRDREAWTDPVSYEACQSLADAARAGGIQAILYRSVRDSQGGKNIALLTAHAFAAREPVERQTWRIRLSPAGVQALCDFPKSRIGFARSDFGADPRMRNSA, via the coding sequence ATGTCCTTGCCTATCTGGACGCCCGCCGCGCTATCGTCTGAGGCTCGGCCGATTTCAGGCCGCTATTGGCGACTGGTGGAGGCGCAGCATCAGGTCTCGACCTTGAAGCTGGTCGACACGCTGGAAGAGCAGGCGCTTCTCGAGCATCTGCTGGAGGAGAGCAAGCCGGCGCTGCCGCCGGAATGCGCTGGTCTGGACTATCTGTTGGCCACTCCCTTCCGCTACGGAGCGATCTACCCTCACGGCTCACGCTTCAGGCGTGCGGGACGCACCCTCGGCGTCTTCTACGCTTCCGAACGGGTCGAAACGGCGCTGGCCGAAATGAGTTTTTACCGGCTGCTTTTCTTCAGCGATTCTCCGGAGACGCCGTTGCCTGCCAATGCGGCGGAATACACCGCCTTCGCCGCCGCGATCAGCACCAAAGAGGCGATTGATCTTACCCGCTCGCCGTTGGATCGAGATCGCGAAGCATGGACCGATCCCGTCAGCTACGAAGCTTGCCAGTCGCTCGCCGACGCGGCGCGTGCAGGGGGCATTCAGGCGATCCTCTACCGCTCCGTCAGGGATTCCCAAGGCGGGAAGAATATTGCCCTTCTGACGGCCCATGCCTTTGCCGCCCGCGAACCGGTCGAACGGCAGACCTGGCGCATCCGGCTGTCGCCGGCCGGTGTGCAGGCACTCTGCGATTTTCCGAAAAGTCGCATCGGTTTCGCACGCAGCGATTTCGGCGCTGATCCGCGCATGCGAAACAGCGCTTAA
- a CDS encoding MarR family transcriptional regulator gives MSNMIEIPFETTLLVRDTCLCLHVQRAARALARRFDEALRPLGLTNGQFSLMMSLNRPEPAAMGPVATLLAIDQTTLTAALKPLERRGWISILPNPRDRRARLLSLTPSGKAVLAAAVPIWKVTHAEVEARLPDGNADRLRRDLLTLA, from the coding sequence ATGTCAAACATGATTGAAATTCCTTTCGAGACAACACTACTCGTGCGCGATACCTGCCTTTGCCTGCATGTGCAGCGCGCCGCTCGGGCCCTGGCGCGCCGTTTCGACGAAGCGCTGAGGCCGCTCGGGCTCACCAATGGCCAGTTTTCCCTGATGATGTCGCTGAACAGGCCAGAGCCTGCGGCCATGGGGCCGGTGGCGACGCTGCTCGCAATAGATCAGACGACGCTGACGGCGGCCTTAAAACCGCTGGAGCGGCGGGGCTGGATAAGCATTCTTCCCAATCCCAGGGATCGCCGTGCCCGGCTACTCAGCCTGACCCCGTCAGGCAAAGCGGTGCTTGCAGCCGCCGTGCCGATCTGGAAAGTGACGCATGCCGAGGTGGAAGCGCGGCTGCCCGACGGCAATGCGGACCGGCTGCGGCGGGATTTGCTCACGTTGGCTTAA
- a CDS encoding thioredoxin family protein, with product MNQIVSREVWLEARRELLAKEKEATHLRDRINEERLALPWVKVDKDYVFDTPTGKKSLADLFDGRSQLIVYHFMLGPQWEAGCPGCSFLVDHFDGALPHLNHHDVTLVAVARAPIEKIEAYKKRMGWKFPWVSSFANDFNFDYHVSFTAEQLAGEKVFYNFSAMDAKNGHDELPGLSAFYKDEAGNIFHTYSSYARGGEEMIGTLMILDNAPKGRNEGSTMDFVRRHDEYDEAPKAQSSCH from the coding sequence ATGAACCAAATCGTTTCACGCGAGGTGTGGCTGGAGGCTCGCCGCGAACTGCTTGCCAAGGAGAAAGAAGCGACGCATTTGCGTGACCGTATCAATGAGGAGCGCTTGGCGCTGCCCTGGGTCAAGGTCGACAAGGACTATGTTTTCGACACGCCCACGGGGAAGAAATCGCTGGCCGATCTCTTCGACGGCCGCAGTCAGCTCATCGTCTATCACTTCATGCTCGGTCCGCAATGGGAGGCCGGATGCCCCGGTTGTTCGTTCCTCGTCGATCATTTCGACGGCGCCCTGCCACATCTCAATCATCACGACGTCACCCTCGTTGCCGTTGCCCGTGCGCCGATCGAGAAGATAGAGGCTTACAAAAAGCGCATGGGCTGGAAGTTCCCCTGGGTGTCGTCTTTCGCCAACGACTTCAATTTCGACTATCACGTCTCCTTTACGGCAGAGCAGCTCGCCGGCGAAAAGGTGTTCTACAATTTCTCTGCCATGGACGCGAAGAACGGCCACGACGAACTTCCCGGGCTCAGCGCGTTCTACAAGGATGAGGCCGGCAATATTTTCCACACCTATTCCAGCTATGCCCGCGGCGGCGAAGAGATGATCGGCACGCTGATGATCCTCGACAATGCGCCGAAGGGACGCAACGAAGGCAGCACCATGGATTTCGTGCGTCGCCACGATGAATATGACGAAGCCCCGAAGGCGCAATCCTCCTGTCACTGA
- a CDS encoding VOC family protein encodes MAAKGYFVWYELMTTDMAAGEAFYRKVVGWDAKDAGMPEIEMAYTLFSAGAGPIAGMMILPEEAKAMGTPPCWTGYISVPNVDEAAKTIAAKGGRVYREPGDIPGVGRFAVVSDPYGAAFCIFTPLPGQDWQPPEPNAPGYIGWHELYSNDGPKAFDFYRDMFGWESSSDFDMGPMGTYKIFKIGDRDFGGIMTKPAEMPMAAWNFYFNVPAIDAAIGRVNEAGGKVVNGPMEVPGGSWIVQCTDPQGAFFSLVAPVK; translated from the coding sequence ATGGCTGCGAAGGGATATTTTGTCTGGTACGAACTGATGACCACCGACATGGCCGCGGGAGAGGCCTTCTACCGCAAGGTTGTCGGCTGGGACGCCAAGGATGCCGGGATGCCGGAAATCGAAATGGCCTATACTCTGTTCAGCGCCGGCGCCGGCCCGATCGCCGGCATGATGATCCTGCCGGAAGAGGCCAAGGCCATGGGGACGCCACCCTGCTGGACCGGCTATATCAGCGTGCCCAATGTCGATGAGGCTGCCAAGACGATCGCCGCAAAGGGCGGCAGGGTCTATCGAGAGCCTGGGGACATTCCGGGTGTCGGCCGCTTCGCCGTCGTCTCCGATCCCTATGGCGCCGCCTTCTGCATTTTCACGCCGTTGCCGGGCCAGGACTGGCAGCCGCCGGAACCCAATGCTCCCGGCTATATCGGCTGGCACGAGCTCTATTCCAACGACGGCCCGAAAGCCTTTGATTTCTACCGCGATATGTTCGGCTGGGAATCGAGTTCCGATTTCGACATGGGTCCGATGGGCACCTACAAGATCTTCAAGATCGGCGACCGCGACTTCGGCGGCATCATGACGAAGCCGGCGGAAATGCCGATGGCCGCCTGGAACTTCTATTTCAATGTCCCGGCAATTGATGCCGCTATCGGCCGCGTCAACGAGGCCGGCGGAAAGGTCGTCAACGGCCCGATGGAAGTCCCCGGCGGTAGCTGGATCGTCCAGTGCACCGACCCGCAAGGCGCGTTCTTCTCGCTCGTTGCGCCAGTGAAATAA
- a CDS encoding helicase HerA-like C-terminal domain-containing protein, translating to MPQQDEQIFVGASRNPDDSINKDEYLTLKFGNRHGLVTGATGTGKTVTLQVLAEGFSKAGVPVFCADIKGDLSGIAAKGEPKDFLLKRAEEIGLKPYEFEQFPAIFWDLYGEKGHRVRTTIAEMGPLLLARLMNASEAQEGVLNIAFKIADDNGLALLDLKDFQALLNYMGDHASELSSQFGLISKSSVGSIQRALLVLEQQGAENFFGEPALKISDIMRVSNDGYGQISVLAADKLMMNPRLYATFLLWLLSELFEELPEVGDPEKPKLVFFFDEAHLLFNDAPKVLIERVEQVVRLIRSKGVGVYFVTQNPLDVPETVLAQLGNRVQHALRAYSPREQKAVQTAAETFRPNPAFNCAEVITTLGTGEALISMLEGKGAPSIVERTLIRPPSGRIGPVTDTERQAVINDSPVAGLYDETVDRESAFEILAARAGKAAEQDAAKQDDGSAGGRWTLPGFGDDDDKPASRGRSGYQRETILEAAMKSAARTIATQVGRALVRGILGSLKR from the coding sequence ATGCCGCAACAGGATGAACAGATTTTCGTCGGCGCCAGCCGCAATCCGGACGACAGCATCAATAAGGACGAATATCTGACGCTGAAATTCGGCAATCGCCACGGCCTCGTCACCGGCGCGACAGGCACCGGCAAGACGGTGACCCTGCAGGTGCTGGCGGAGGGTTTTTCCAAAGCCGGCGTGCCCGTCTTCTGCGCCGATATCAAGGGCGATCTCTCCGGTATCGCCGCCAAGGGCGAGCCGAAGGATTTCCTTTTGAAACGGGCCGAGGAAATTGGTCTGAAGCCCTACGAATTCGAACAATTCCCGGCGATCTTCTGGGATCTCTACGGCGAAAAAGGCCATCGCGTGCGCACCACCATCGCCGAGATGGGGCCGCTGCTGCTGGCACGGCTAATGAACGCATCGGAGGCGCAGGAGGGCGTGCTCAACATCGCATTCAAGATTGCCGATGACAATGGGCTGGCGCTGCTCGACCTCAAGGATTTCCAGGCCTTGCTCAACTATATGGGCGACCATGCGAGCGAGCTTTCCAGCCAGTTCGGCCTGATCTCGAAGTCATCCGTCGGCTCGATCCAGCGTGCTTTGCTGGTGCTGGAGCAGCAGGGGGCGGAAAACTTCTTCGGCGAGCCGGCGCTGAAGATTTCCGACATCATGCGCGTCAGCAATGATGGCTATGGGCAGATCTCGGTGCTTGCCGCCGACAAGCTGATGATGAACCCAAGGCTTTACGCCACCTTCCTGCTGTGGCTGCTGTCCGAGCTCTTCGAGGAACTGCCGGAAGTCGGCGATCCTGAAAAGCCGAAGCTGGTCTTCTTCTTCGACGAGGCGCACCTGCTCTTCAACGATGCGCCGAAGGTGCTGATCGAGCGCGTCGAACAGGTGGTGCGCTTGATCCGCTCCAAGGGTGTCGGCGTCTATTTCGTCACGCAGAACCCGCTCGACGTGCCAGAAACCGTGCTCGCCCAGCTTGGCAACCGCGTTCAGCATGCGCTGCGCGCCTATTCGCCGCGCGAACAGAAGGCAGTCCAGACGGCCGCCGAAACCTTCCGGCCTAACCCGGCCTTCAACTGCGCCGAAGTCATCACCACGCTCGGCACCGGCGAAGCGCTGATCTCCATGCTTGAAGGCAAGGGCGCGCCCTCGATCGTCGAACGCACCTTGATCCGCCCGCCGTCGGGTCGCATCGGCCCGGTGACCGATACCGAGCGCCAGGCCGTCATCAACGACAGCCCGGTCGCCGGCCTCTACGACGAGACGGTCGATCGCGAATCCGCCTTCGAAATCCTCGCCGCCCGCGCCGGCAAGGCGGCCGAGCAGGATGCCGCCAAACAGGACGACGGAAGCGCCGGCGGCCGCTGGACGCTCCCCGGCTTCGGGGATGACGATGACAAACCGGCAAGCCGCGGCCGTTCCGGCTACCAGCGCGAAACGATTTTGGAAGCAGCGATGAAGAGCGCCGCACGTACGATCGCGACGCAGGTTGGACGGGCGCTGGTGAGAGGGATTCTGGGTAGCTTGAAGCGGTAG
- a CDS encoding metallophosphoesterase, with translation MAANSIPSLLPNGPGHRFVLYGDSCSGVPGALHEETFVAVNAVLRRLDPPPEFILFPGDEIIGLTADPEALRAQWRHWFEHEMGWLDRRKTPLWHTTGNHTTYDEMSEQVFREVLQLPQNGPPGQEGLSYWVRRGDLLLVFVHTLWTGLGGEGHVETEWLEATLKQHGDARHKIVLGHHPVFPINGFSGSYQREVGPDYTKRFWDILVEADVLAYVCSHILAFDVQVHRGVLQLCTSGAGTAHRMPEGVEYLHCIQAALDADGLRYQVLDTDGIVRERLQWPFKPADPESWQTLSPGMHRASFTGSMNNDRIIELRIRGRMPKAAHPPAQTLFSAFNADAIAPFWLGLRGPRQTLTLILGRDPGRSPHYWFGPDLAAGQSFDVDIALHAGMGPGGMLYRMHGDDRWTSFDGASATGLERLVWPAQWSVGHGQRGTEDRAFMGEGLEVAFAVG, from the coding sequence ATGGCCGCCAATTCCATTCCATCGCTGTTACCGAACGGGCCTGGCCATCGGTTCGTGCTCTATGGCGATTCTTGTTCCGGAGTTCCAGGCGCGCTGCACGAAGAGACCTTCGTCGCCGTCAACGCCGTCCTGCGCCGGCTTGATCCGCCGCCGGAATTCATCCTGTTTCCGGGCGACGAGATCATTGGCCTGACCGCCGATCCGGAAGCCTTGAGGGCGCAATGGCGGCATTGGTTCGAGCATGAAATGGGCTGGCTCGACCGACGGAAAACGCCGCTTTGGCACACGACCGGCAATCACACCACCTATGATGAAATGAGCGAGCAGGTCTTTCGCGAGGTCCTGCAGCTTCCACAAAACGGTCCGCCAGGCCAGGAAGGCCTGTCTTACTGGGTGCGCCGCGGCGATCTCCTCCTTGTTTTCGTCCATACGCTGTGGACCGGTCTCGGTGGCGAGGGTCATGTCGAGACAGAGTGGCTGGAGGCAACGCTGAAACAGCATGGAGATGCACGCCATAAGATCGTCCTCGGCCATCACCCGGTTTTCCCCATCAACGGTTTTTCCGGATCCTATCAGCGCGAGGTCGGCCCGGATTACACCAAGCGATTTTGGGATATTCTGGTGGAAGCGGACGTTCTGGCCTATGTCTGCAGCCATATCCTCGCCTTCGACGTCCAGGTTCACCGCGGCGTCCTGCAGCTTTGCACCTCCGGCGCAGGCACTGCGCATAGAATGCCGGAGGGCGTGGAATATCTTCATTGCATCCAGGCGGCACTCGATGCGGACGGTCTTCGCTATCAGGTGCTGGATACGGACGGCATCGTTCGCGAACGATTGCAATGGCCTTTCAAGCCGGCCGATCCCGAGAGCTGGCAAACCCTGTCACCCGGGATGCATCGAGCCAGCTTTACCGGCTCGATGAACAATGATCGCATCATCGAATTGCGGATAAGGGGCCGCATGCCGAAGGCGGCACATCCGCCAGCCCAAACACTCTTCTCTGCCTTCAACGCCGATGCCATCGCGCCGTTCTGGCTCGGCTTGCGTGGTCCGAGGCAAACGCTGACCTTGATTCTTGGTCGCGATCCCGGCCGCAGCCCGCATTACTGGTTCGGGCCTGATCTCGCAGCCGGTCAGTCCTTCGATGTCGATATCGCTCTGCATGCCGGCATGGGGCCAGGCGGCATGCTTTATCGCATGCATGGCGATGACAGATGGACTTCATTCGACGGAGCTTCCGCCACCGGCCTTGAACGCTTGGTCTGGCCGGCGCAATGGAGCGTTGGCCATGGTCAGCGCGGCACTGAAGACCGCGCCTTCATGGGCGAGGGGTTGGAGGTAGCGTTTGCAGTGGGATAG
- the zwf gene encoding glucose-6-phosphate dehydrogenase, whose product MTGFTVPPAPPLTLVIFGATGDLTRRLLMPTLINMTKAGMLGDDLRVLGVSIEPGGDEFLVERLDTFLATNGMEQAQQSDAWQRLKTRISYISGDFTQGAIYQEITDRLQHAPSANAAFYFAVQPRFFGDITSRLAEHGLLDETAGVFRRIAIEKPFGHDLASAQMLNATLLHSADESQIYRIDHFLGKETVQNIMTTRFANMMIEALWNNNYVDHVQITAAELVDVGTRGKFYDATGALRDMVPNHLFQLLAMVAMEPPNSFDAESVRNEKGKVLKALRHYSRDEAAKNAVRGAYTAGPLDGKDLPAYTETPDIAPDSNTETYVALKLFVDTWRWAGVPFYLRTGKALRARDTEVVITFRQVPFAQFPRAAARPDLPPNKLIIQVQPNEGLQMGISIKSPGLVLKTSPIELDFRYADHFDIGHQTGYESLLYELFVGDQTLFQRADSIEAGWAAVQPFLDLWADGSKPDPYAPGSMGPACADELIGRDGRVWHRIGDD is encoded by the coding sequence GTGACCGGCTTTACCGTTCCCCCCGCTCCGCCGCTGACGCTCGTCATCTTCGGTGCAACCGGCGACCTGACGCGCCGGTTGCTGATGCCGACGCTGATCAACATGACTAAGGCCGGCATGTTGGGCGACGATCTGCGTGTGCTCGGCGTCAGCATCGAACCTGGTGGCGACGAGTTCCTGGTCGAGCGTCTTGACACCTTCCTCGCCACAAACGGAATGGAGCAAGCGCAGCAGAGCGACGCCTGGCAGAGGTTGAAGACGCGCATCTCATATATTTCCGGAGACTTCACGCAGGGCGCAATCTATCAGGAAATCACCGATCGGCTGCAGCATGCGCCGAGCGCCAATGCCGCTTTCTATTTTGCCGTGCAGCCGCGCTTTTTCGGCGACATCACCAGCCGCTTAGCCGAGCATGGGCTTCTTGACGAAACCGCCGGCGTCTTCCGGCGCATCGCCATCGAGAAGCCGTTCGGTCATGACCTCGCTTCGGCGCAGATGTTGAACGCGACGCTTCTGCACAGCGCGGACGAGAGCCAAATCTATCGCATCGACCATTTCCTCGGCAAGGAAACGGTGCAGAACATCATGACGACGCGCTTTGCCAACATGATGATCGAAGCCCTGTGGAACAACAACTACGTCGACCATGTGCAGATCACTGCCGCGGAATTGGTGGACGTCGGTACGCGCGGCAAGTTCTACGACGCGACAGGCGCTTTGCGCGATATGGTGCCGAACCATCTGTTCCAGCTTCTTGCCATGGTGGCCATGGAACCGCCGAACAGCTTCGACGCAGAATCCGTCCGAAACGAAAAGGGTAAGGTGCTAAAGGCGCTGCGCCACTATTCGCGAGACGAAGCGGCGAAAAACGCCGTGCGCGGCGCCTACACCGCCGGACCACTCGACGGCAAAGATCTGCCGGCCTACACAGAGACGCCGGATATCGCGCCAGACAGCAATACCGAAACCTACGTGGCGCTGAAACTTTTCGTCGACACCTGGCGCTGGGCAGGCGTGCCCTTCTATCTGCGCACGGGCAAGGCCTTGAGGGCCCGTGACACTGAAGTCGTCATCACCTTCCGGCAAGTACCTTTCGCGCAATTTCCCCGCGCGGCCGCGCGACCGGACCTGCCACCGAACAAGCTGATCATTCAGGTGCAGCCGAACGAAGGGCTGCAGATGGGAATCTCCATCAAATCGCCGGGGCTGGTCCTAAAGACCTCGCCGATCGAGCTCGACTTCCGTTATGCCGACCACTTCGACATCGGTCATCAGACGGGCTATGAATCGCTGCTCTACGAACTCTTCGTCGGCGACCAGACTCTGTTCCAGCGTGCCGACAGCATCGAAGCCGGCTGGGCGGCCGTGCAGCCTTTCCTTGATCTCTGGGCCGACGGCAGCAAACCCGATCCTTACGCGCCAGGCAGCATGGGACCGGCCTGCGCAGACGAACTCATCGGACGCGACGGCCGCGTCTGGCATCGGATTGGAGACGATTGA